A single region of the Brassica rapa cultivar Chiifu-401-42 chromosome A03, CAAS_Brap_v3.01, whole genome shotgun sequence genome encodes:
- the LOC103860783 gene encoding F-box/LRR-repeat protein 4, whose amino-acid sequence MRGRDLINNGLPDELILEIFQRLDSKPTRDACSLVCKRWLNLERFSRTTLRIGASFSPDTIVTLLSRRFLHITSIHVDERLSLSLPPPPLPLKRKRASKTSSSSSSSSASSSKRRKLSNKTRSGGAENAESCSLTDAGVIALANGFPLIENLSLIWCPNVSSFGLRSLAQICTSLRSLDLQGCFVGDQGLSAVGKFCNHLEELNLRFCEGLTDVGVIDLVLGCAKSLKSIGVAASAKVTDLSLEAVGSHCKLLEVLFLDSECIHDKGVVAVVKGCRRLRSLKLQCVNVTDAAFSVVGDFCVSLEILALYSFQQFTDKGMKSIGKGCKNLKDLTLSDCYFVSCDGLEAIAHGCKELTRIEINGCHNIGTRGLEAVGKSCARLTELYLLYCQRIGNSALYQIGKGCKSLETLHLVDCAGIGDAAMCSIAKGCRNLKKLHIRRCYEVGNKGVIAIGKNCKSLTELSLRFCDKVGDAALVAVGKGCSFLQQLNVSGCHLIGDVGITAIAKGCPQLTHLDISVLQKVGDASLSELGDGCPMLKDLVLSHCHYVTDNGLNHLVNKCKLLETSHMVYCPGITSAGVATVVSSCSHIKKVLIEKWKVSERTMRRAGSILSYLCMDL is encoded by the exons ATGAGAGGTCGTGATCTGATAAACAATGGCTTGCCCGACGAGCTCATCCTCGAGATCTTCCAGCGACTCGATTCGAAACCCACCCGCGACGCTTGCTCCCTCGTCTGCAAGCGATGGCTCAACCTCGAGCGATTCAGCCGCACCACTCTCCGCATCGGCGCCTCTTTCTCCCCCGACACCATCGTCACCCTCCTCTCTCGCCGCTTCCTCCACATCACCTCCATCCACGTCGACGAGcgtctctccctctccctccctcctcctcctcttcctctc AAAAGGAAGCGTGCGAGTAAaacgtcgtcgtcgtcgtcatcatcatcgGCTTCTTCGAGTAAACGTCGGAAGCTTAGTAATAAGACGCGTTCTGGAGGAGCTGAGAACGCTGAGTCTTGCAGCTTGACTGATGCTGGCGTGATCGCTCTTGCTAACGGCTTTCCTCTGATTGAGAATTTGAGCTTGATTTGGTGCCCTAACGTTTCCAGCTTCGGTTTGCGTTCCCTTGCTCAGATATGCACTTCTCTCAGATCTCTCGATCTACAG GGTTGCTTTGTTGGAGATCAAGGCTTATCAGCTGTTGGAAAGTTCTGTAACCATCTCGAAGAGCTCAACCTGAGGTTCTGCGAAGGCTTAACCGACGTTGGAGTTATCGATCTTGTTCTTGGCTGCGCCAAGTCCTTGAAGTCAATAGGCGTTGCCGCCTCGGCGAAAGTGACGGATTTATCTCTGGAAGCGGTTGGCTCTCACTGCAAGCTTCTGGAGGTGTTGTTTCTTGATTCTGAATGTATTCATGATAAAGGAGTGGTGGCTGTGGTGAAGGGATGCAGACGTTTGAGGAGTCTTAAGCTTCAGTGTGTCAACGTGACGGATGCTGCGTTTTCCGTGGTGGGAGACTTTTGTGTTTCGTTGGAGATATTGGCTTTGTATAGCTTTCAGCAGTTTACTGACAA GGGAATGAAGTCTATTGGTAAAGGGTGTAAGAATCTGAAAGATCTGACTCTAAGTGACTGCTACTTTGTGAGCTGCGATGGTTTAGAAGCTATTGCTCATGGCTGCAAGGAGCTTACACGTATAGAGATTAATGGATGTCACAACATTGGTACTCGTGGACTAGAGGCAGTTGGAAAATCTTGCGC GCGCCTCACTGAGTTATATTTGTTATATTGCCAAAGGATTGGTAATTCCGCTCTTTACCAAATTGGAAAAGGGTGTAAGTCCCTTGAGACGCTTCACTTAGTGGACTGCGCAGGCATTGGAGATGCTGCTATGTGCAGTATTGCTAAAGGCTGTCGCAACCTCAAGAAGCTCCATATCCGCAGATGCTACGAG gTTGGAAACAAAGGTGTCATAGCCATTGGAAAGAATTGTAAATCACTAACCGAGCTTAGTCTCCGATTTTGCGATAA AGTTGGAGATGCAGCATTAGTTGCCGTTGGAAAAGGTTGCTCCTTTTTACAACAACTAAACGTAAGTGGTTGTCATCTAATTGGAGATGTTGGAATCACAGCTATCGCCAAAGGCTGTCCTCAACTCACTCACCTAGACATTAGTGTACTTCAG AAAGTTGGAGACGCGTCGTTGTCTGAGCTTGGAGATGGATGTCCAATGCTGAAAGACTTGGTCTTGTCACATTGCCACTATGTGACAGACAATGGTCTGAACCATCTTGTAAACAAATGCAAACTGCTGGAGACTTCCCACATGGTTTACTGTCCAGGCATCACTTCGGCGGGAGTGGCTACAGTCGTCTCGAGCTGTTCGCACATCAAGAAGGTGTTGATAGAGAAATGGAAAGTGAGCGAGAGAACGATGAGGAGAGCTGGATCGATTCTCTCTTACCTCTGTATGGATCTCTAG
- the LOC103860782 gene encoding BI1-like protein, translating to MEKPYGYASVSMSGVDRAAGKDIDLEMGTGEATLYPGLSYGENQLRWGFIRKVYGILSAQLLLTTLISAVVVLNPPVNDVLTGSPGLLLFLCIIPFVLIWPLHVYHQKHPVNLILLALFTISLSFTVGVSCAMTEGRIVLEALILTLSVVGSLTAYTFWAAKKGKDFSFLGPILFTSLIILVVTSFMQMFFPLGPTSVAIYGGISALVFCGYIVYDTDNLIKRFTYDEYILASVALYLDILNLFLTILRILRQGDN from the exons ATGGAGAAACCGTACGGATACGCGAGCGTTAGCATGAGCGGCGTAGATCGCGCCGCCGGTAAGGATATCGATCTGGAGATGGGAACCGGTGAGGCGACGCTTTACCCAGGGCTAAGCTACGGCGAGAATCAGCTCCGATGGGGTTTCATCCGCAAGGTCTACGGGATTCTCTCGGCCCAGCTCCTCCTCACCACGCTTATCTCCGCCGTCGTTGTTCTTAATCCTCCGGTCAACGATGTCTTGACCGGATCTCCAggccttcttctcttcctctgcaTCATCCCCTTCGTCT TGATCTGGCCTCTGCACGTTTACCACCAGAAGCATCCTGTTAACCTCATCCTCCTTGCGCTCTTCACTATCTCTCTGAGCTTCACCGTTGGTGTCAGTTGTGCTATGACCGAAG GAAGAATCGTCCTTGAAGCCTTGATATTGACACTGTCCGTGGTTGGATCACTAACCGCATACACTTTCTGGGCTGCAAAGAAGGGAAAAGACTTCAGCTTCCTTGGACCCATTCTCTTCACCAGCCTCATCATTCTTGTTGTGACCAGCTTCATGCAG ATGTTCTTCCCTCTTGGCCCGACCTCTGTTGCCATATATGGAGGAATCAGCGCATTGGTCTTCTGCGGATACATAGTCTATGATACCGACAACCTCATCAAGCGTTTCACATATGACGAATACATCCTCGCATCAGTGGCTCTCTACTTGGACATCCTCAATCTCTTCCTGACAATATTGCGTATTCTGAGGCAAGGTGACAACTGA
- the LOC103860779 gene encoding glycine-rich cell wall structural protein 2, whose protein sequence is MRITKSRAHFATNYVIMLMIILLLIMFNTVVARGGGGHGGGGGAHGGGGRHGGGGEGRGGHGEEEGGRGIGGAGGMVHRPRPLTRSGESALNPFAGVSAATILLIIVFLFN, encoded by the coding sequence ATGAGAATCACGAAGAGTCGAGCACACTTTGCTACAAATTACGTCATCATGCTTATGATTATTCTGCTTCTCATCATGTTTAACACCGTGGTTGCCAGGGGTGGTGGTGGTCACGGTGGCGGTGGTGGTGCTCACGGCGGAGGAGGGCGTCACGGAGGTGGTGGTGAAGGCCGTGGTGGgcatggagaagaagaaggagggCGAGGGATCGGAGGGGCAGGCGGTATGGTTCATCGACCACGACCATTGACAAGGAGTGGAGAGTCTGCACTAAACCCTTTTGCGGGTGTATCTGCTGCGACTATTCTACTGATCATCGTTTTTCTATTTAACTAG
- the LOC103860780 gene encoding linolenate hydroperoxide lyase, chloroplastic gives MFALFIYLPRYLQLHTQIKRKDISKKIVRSKKIFLRTMASASLPPPPPSSTSLTSQQSSPPPSQLPIRKMPGSYGLPLVGPLSDRLDYFWFQGPDKFFKSRSEKYKSTVFRTNIPPSFPFLGNVNPNIVAVLDVKSFSYLFDMDLVDKRDVLIGDFRPSLDFYGGIRVGVYLDTTEPKHAKAKSFAMEILKRSSEVWLRELLSNLDTFWETVESDISKNDDGASYIIGLQRCIFNFLSTALTGANPSVSPDIAENGWKMLDKWLAIQVIPTTKIGILQPLEEIFLHSWAYPFFLVAGDYQKLYNFISENAGDVIRLGDEEYGLTRDETVHNLLFVMGFNAYGGFSVFLPSLIGRIAGDTSGLQERLRTEVRKVCGSGSGLNFRTVNEMELVKSVVYETLRLNPPVPLQYARARDNFKISSHDAVYEVKKGELLCGYQPLVMRDANIFEDPEEFKPDRFVGQTGSKLLNYLFWSNGPQTGTPSVSNKQCAAKDMVTITAALIIANLFLRYDKITGDAGSIKTVVKAT, from the exons ATGTTcgctttgtttatttatctccCACGATATCTACAACTCCATacacaaataaaaagaaaagacatcTCCAAAAAAATTGTAAGGTCGAAAAAGATATTCTTGAGAACAATGGCTTCTGCTTCACTGCCACCTCCACCACCATCGTCAACATCCCTAACATCGCAACAATCATCACCGCCACCGTCTCAGCTTCCCATCCGTAAGATGCCGGGATCGTACGGTTTGCCGTTGGTGGGACCGTTATCGGACCGTTTAGATTACTTCTGGTTCCAAGGACCGGATAAGTTTTTCAAGTCAAGATCAGAGAAGTACAAGAGCACAGTGTTCCGTACAAATATCCCTCCGTCGTTTCCTTTCTTAGGTAATGTCAATCCTAATATAGTCGCCGTCCTCGACGTCAAGTCTTTTAGCTATCTATTCGACATGGATCTTGTTGATAAAAGAGATGTTCTCATCGGAGATTTTCGACCTAGCCTCGATTTCTACGGCGGCATTCGTGTCGGAGTCTATCTTGACACCACCGAGCCAAAGCACGCCAAG GCCAAAAGCTTCGCCATGGAGATACTAAAACGAAGCTCGGAGGTATGGCTACGAGAGCTTCTCTCAAACCTCGACACGTTCTGGGAAACCGTAGAGTCCGACATTTCTAAAAACGACGACGGCGCTTCGTACATCATCGGTCTCCAACGCTGCATCTTCAACTTCCTCTCCACCGCTCTCACCGGCGCAAACCCTTCCGTATCGCCGGACATCGCCGAGAACGGTTGGAAGATGCTCGACAAGTGGCTCGCGATTCAGGTCATCCCCACGACCAAGATCGGCATTCTTCAGCCGCTCGAAGAGATCTTCCTCCACTCCTGGGCTTACCCTTTCTTCCTAGTCGCCGGAGATTACCAGAAGCTCTACAACTTCATCAGCGAAAACGCCGGAGACGTTATCCGGTTGGGCGATGAGGAGTACGGGTTGACCCGGGACGAGACGGTTCATAATCTCCTCTTCGTGATGGGCTTCAACGCGTACGGGGGCTTTTCCGTCTTTTTACCGTCTCTTATCGGGAGAATCGCGGGAGATACTTCCGGTCTCCAGGAGAGGCTGAGAACCGAGGTGAGGAAGGTTTGCGGGTCCGGTTCGGGTCTGAATTTCAGGACGGTTAACGAAATGGAGCTGGTTAAGTCCGTGGTTTACGAAACGCTGCGTTTGAATCCGCCGGTTCCGTTACAGTACGCACGTGCGAGGGATAATTTTAAGATAAGCTCGCACGACGCCGTTTACGAGGTCAAGAAAGGAGAGCTTCTCTGCGGTTACCAGCCGCTGGTGATGAGAGACGCTAACATATTTGAGGATCCGGAGGAATTTAAACCGGATCGGTTTGTTGGTCAGACCGGGTCCAAGTTGCTTAATTATCTGTTCTGGTCTAATGGTCCACAAACCGGTACGCCGAGCGTGTCGAACAAACAGTGTGCAGCCAAAGACATGGTTACTATCACGGCTGCCTTGATCATCGCCAATTTATTTCTCCGGTACGATAAGATTACCGGAGACGCCGGGAGTATCAAGACCGTTGTTAAAGCTACGTGA
- the LOC103860784 gene encoding UDP-glycosyltransferase 84A1, which yields MGSISGMEFESSPSSNPVHVMLVSFQGQGHVNPLLRLGKLIASKGALVTFVTTELWGKKMRQANKIVDGELKPVGSGSLRFEFFDEEWADDDERRGDFLLYISHLEQVGKKEVSKLVRRYEEANEPVSCLINNPFIPWVCHVAEEFNIPCAVLWVQSCACLSAYYHYQNGTVSFPTETEPELDVKLPCVPRLKHDEIPSFLHPSSRFAGFRQAILGQFENLSKSFCVLVDSFDALEQEVVDYMSNLCPIKTVGPLFKVAKTVTSEVSGDICKPADQCLQWLDSRPRSSVVYISFGTVAYLKQEQIEEIAHGVLKAGLSFLWVFRPPPHDLKVETHVLPQELKEECGRGNGKIVDWCPQEQVLAHPSVACFVTHCGWNSTMEALSLGVPVVCCPQWGDQVTDAVYLIDVFKTGVRLGRGATEERVVPREEVAEKLLEATVGEKAEELRKNALKWKAEAEAAVAPGGSSDKNFREFVERLGVGASKVKENRH from the coding sequence ATGGGATCTATTTCGGGAATGGAGTTCGAATCGTCACCATCTTCAAATCCAGTTCATGTAATGCTCGTGTCGTTTCAAGGACAAGGCCACGTCAACCCTCTCCTTCGTCTCGGCAAGCTCATTGCTTCGAAGGGAGCACTCGTTACCTTCGTCACCACTGAGCTTTGGGGAAAGAAAATGAGACAAGCCAACAAGATCGTCGACGGCGAGCTTAAACCGGTTGGTTCCGGTTCACTACGGTTTGAGTTCTTCGACGAAGAATGGGCTGATGACGATGAACGGAGAGGCGATTTCCTTTTATACATCTCGCACCTCGAACAGGTCGGGAAAAAAGAAGTGTCGAAGCTCGTGAGGAGGTACGAGGAAGCGAACGAGCCCGTGTCGTGTCTTATCAATAACCCGTTTATCCCATGGGTCTGCCACGTGGCGGAAGAGTTCAACATTCCTTGCGCAGTGCTGTGGGTCCAGTCATGCGCTTGTTTATCCGCTTATTACCATTACCAAAACGGCACCGTTTCTTTCCCGACGGAGACAGAGCCCGAGCTCGACGTTAAGCTTCCTTGCGTCCCACGCTTGAAGCACGACGAGATCCCTAGCTTTCTCCATCCTTCTTCGCGGTTCGCCGGATTCCGACAAGCGATTCTCGGACAGTTCGAGAATCTGAGCAAGTCCTTTTGCGTCCTAGTCGACTCCTTCGACGCTTTGGAACAAGAAGTGGTCGACTACATGTCGAATCTCTGTCCGATCAAAACCGTTGGACCGCTTTTCAAAGTGGCTAAGACGGTGACCTCTGAGGTAAGCGGTGACATCTGCAAACCGGCGGATCAATGCCTCCAGTGGCTAGACTCGAGGCCTCGATCGTCGGTTGTGTACATCTCGTTCGGGACGGTTGCTTATCTGAAGCAAGAACAGATTGAGGAGATCGCTCACGGAGTCTTGAAAGCGGGTTTATCGTTCTTATGGGTGTTTAGACCTCCACCGCATGATCTGAAGGTAGAGACTCATGTCTTGCCGCAAGAGTTAAAAGAAGAGTGTGGGAGAGGTAACGGGAAGATTGTGGATTGGTGTCCACAAGAGCAAGTGTTAGCTCATCCTTCAGTGGCGTGTTTCGTCACTCACTGTGGATGGAACTCGACGATGGAGGCATTGTCTTTGGGAGTTCCGGTGGTTTGTTGTCCGCAATGGGGAGATCAAGTAACCGACGCGGTTTATCTAATTGATGTTTTTAAGACGGGAGTGAGGCTTGGCCGTGGAGCGACGGAGGAGAGGGTTGTGCCGAGGGAAGAAGTGGCAGAGAAGCTTTTGGAAGCGACGGTTGGGGAGAAGGCGGAGGAGTTGAGGAAGAATGCTTTGAAGTGGAAGGCGGAGGCAGAAGCGGCGGTGGCTCCAGGGGGGTCGTCGGATAAGAATTTCCGTGAGTTTGTGGAGAGGTTAGGCGTGGGAGCATCCAAGGTTAAGGAGAACAGACATTAA
- the LOC103861140 gene encoding uncharacterized protein At3g43530-like, whose product MAPKTRFTEQTNKEGAPEKKKKNESVVEKKKAAVEKKKAEAEKKKKDSVIKKKQAAVKRRREAVKKKRDAEKKKIETAEKKRKRDSGVDDESSSNPTKRPQTASSPEHQADPDHYPPLSTELPSQDDREGTPSPSVPIEPQKSPTQTPNEAENPLQAPITSTNRESGSPEAAINNDGQTIGSNNIDSNSHEAAIGSAAIDNDAPRTVESDDMTVEADRPAGFFFNPSNYGKGCKLSSRCHQHDFLNKTIGKLDASEKSWFQEHPQFKHIFHMDCTSTRKVMGLWMLLLRTMHTEKGRQAWFGVNGVPIRYSIREHSLLSGLYCHSYPENYQSIGRLKFARKYFKVKKTKDGKEKGLQVTEADVKEKLQKMKFDGSGDRLRMAVLYFLATVLRGRSKAGYFIEYFLLQAVEDLEFCTEFPWGRYTFDDCMKEIFHVRDHFRDGIPEHAQWVFPGFINPLEILAFECIPVLRERFREPVPNCFDGCPRMCKWKFKRTGTTGFPLDMIYRTLGNTKEIISVLEPKGNEVDLLYEIMDEGTFEDLELIDDSDTLDIAVDSWNKILMEPGKKIFWPDLYEMDVRTREQQEEAGGEAGGEAGGEAGGEAGGEAGGEAGGEAGVQTGGEAGRESLRELELKLNKRMDDGFALRDETIRLLEARVKELEEEKIQRESWSFQEGEMYGDKEAEILGDKEGEMHGDKEGEIHGDKDGDETNKDGDKADKDGDDEPDKEGEDGDKADKDGDDEPDKEGEDGDEADKGDEAEKDGEKQIEAEADKGDEAEKDSEKQIEAEAEKDGEKHIEVEAEKLMQDTEDGDEQSTLQIMADTAERFEKAAAEKAVVDKTDEVVDDDALEKEGEVRVDDALENTASVGDSQDPAEMPKRVPKRSHLLRSPFTPN is encoded by the exons ATGGCTCCAAAGACTCGTTTCACCGAACAAACGAACAAAGAAGGTGcgccggagaagaagaagaagaatgagtcagtggtggagaagaagaaagctgcggtggagaagaagaaagctgaggcggaaaagaagaagaaagactctgtgataaagaaaaaacaagcaGCGGTGAAAAGGAGGAGAGAagccgttaaaaaaaaaagagatgcagAGAAAAAGAAGATTGAAACCgcagagaagaagaggaagcgaGACAGTGGTGTAGACGATGAGTCCTCGTCCAATCCAACCAAGCGGCCTCAGACCGCATCTTCACCAGAACATCAAGCCGATCCTGATCATTATCCGCCACTATCAACGGAGTTACCTTCGCAGGATGATAGAGAGGGTACGCCAAGCCCATCAGTTCCGATTGAGCCACAAAAATCACCTACTCAAACACCCAATGAGGCGGAGAATCCACTGCAAGCTCCAATAACTTCTACCAACAGAGAATCAGGCTCACCCGAGGCTGCCATTAACAATGACGGGCAAACG ATTGGATCTAACAACATAGATTCAAATTCACATGAGGCTGCTATTGGATCTGCTGCCATTGACAACGACGCTCCAAGAACG gttGAGAGTGATGATATGACCGTAGAAGCTGACAGACCTGCTGGTTTTTTCTTCAATCCGAGCAACTATGGAAAGGGTTGCAAGCTCTCCTCAAGGTGCCATCAACACGATTTTCTGAACAAGACGATTGGTAAGTTGGATGCCTCAGAGAAGAGTTGGTTTCAGGAACATCCTCAGTTCAAGCATATATTCCACATGGATTGTACCTCAACAAGAAAAGTGATGGGATTGTGGATGTTGCTACTTCGTACTATGCATACAGAGAAGGGTCGACAAGCTTGGTTTGGGGTAAACGGTGTTCCAATTAGATACTCTATCAGGGAACATAGCCTCCTCTCTGGTTTATACTGCCACTCATATCCAGAAAACTATCAGAGCATAGGGAGACTGAAGTTTGCGAGAAAGTATTTTAAAGTGAAGAAGACAAAGGATGGGAAGGAAAAGGGTCTGCAAGTGACAGAAGCGGATGTTAAGGAGAAACTTCAGAAGATGAAATTTGATGGTAGTGGCGATCGTCTGAGGATGGCGGTTCTTTACTTTCTGGCTACAGTTTTAAGAGGAAGGTCCAAAGCAGGATACTTCATTGAGTATTTCCTTCTCCAAGCAGTAGAAGATTTGGAGTTTTGCACCGAATTTCCATGGGGCCGTTACACCTTTGATGATTGCATGAAGGAGATTTTTCATGTAAGGGATCATTTTCGTGATGGGATCCCAGAGCATGCACAGTGGGTATTTCCTGGGTTTATCAACCCTTTGGAG ATATTAGCATTTGAATGTATCCCTGTCCTTAGGGAAAGATTCAGAGAGCCTGTTCCAAACTGTTTTGATGGTTGTCCAAGAATGTGCAAATGGAAGTTCAAGAGGACCGGAACAACAGGATTTCCACTTGACATGATTTATCGGACGCTAGGAAACACAAAG GAGATTATCAGTGTTTTGGAACCAAAAGGAAATGAAGTAGACCTTTTGTATGAAATAATGGATGAAGGGACTTTTGAAGACTTGGAGCTGATAGATGATTCGGATACGCTAGACATAGCTGTTGACAGTTGGAACAAGATCCTAATGGAACCAGGGAAAAAAATCTTCTGGCCGGATCTATATGAGATGGATGTGAGAACCCGAGAGCAACAAGAGGAGGCAGGAGGCGAGGCAGGGGGCGAGGCAGGAGGCGAGGCAGGAGGAGAGGCAGGAGGCGAGGCAGGAGGCGAGGCAGGGGGTGAGGCAGGAGTTCAAACAGGGGGCGAAGCAGGTCGTGAGAGTTTAAGAGAATTAGAGTTGAAGTTGAACAAAAGAATGGATGATGGATTTGCATTGAGAGACGAAACAATTCGTCTTCTGGAAGCAAGAGTAaaggagttggaagaagaaaaaatccAGAGAGAAAGTTGGTCGTTCCAGGAGGGCGAGATGTATGGTGATAAGGAGGCTGAGATACTTGGTGATAAGGAGGGCGAGATGCATGGTGATAAGGAGGGTGAGATACATGGTGATAAGGATGGTGATGAGACTAACAAGGATGGTGATAAGGCTGATAAGGATGGTGATGATGAGCCTGATAAGGAGGGTGAGGATGGTGATAAGGCTGATAAGGATGGTGATGATGAGCCTGATAAGGAGGGCGAGGATGGTGATGAGGCTGACAAGGGTGATGAGGCTGAGAAGGATGGTGAGAAGCAGATTGAGGCAGAGGCTGACAAGGGTGATGAGGCTGAGAAGGATAGTGAGAAACAGATTGAGGCAGAGGCTGAGAAGGATGGTGAGAAACATATCGAGGTAGAGGCTGAGAAGTTGATGCAAG ATACTGAAGATGGAGATGAGCAATCTACACTTCAAATTATGGCAGACACTGCAGAGAGATTTGAGAAGGCTGCTGCGGAAAAAGCTGTTGTGGACAAGACAGATGAGGTTGTAGATGATGATGCTTTGGAGAAGGAAGGTGAGGTTAGAGTTGATGACGCTTTAGAGAACACAGCTTCGGTTGGAGATTCACAGGATCCTGCTGAGATGCCAAAGAGGGTGCCCAAGCGTTCTCATTTGTTGAGGTCTCCTTTTACGCCAAACTGA